The following proteins are co-located in the Sporosarcina pasteurii genome:
- a CDS encoding acyl-CoA dehydrogenase, with the protein MNFSYSEKTKALIEKLTGFMEAYVYPNEKVFEEQLAAQKDRWSEVPPIIDELKEKAQEQGLWNLFLPDSELGAGLTNLEYAPLCEIMGRSPIGPEIFNCNAPDTGNMEVLVRYGTEKQKKQWLEPLLQGKIRSCFAMTEPDVASSDATNIEASIVRDGDEYVLNGRKWWTSGAGDPRCKIAIFMGKNDPNAPRYEQQSMILVPLDTPGVKIERMLSVFGFDHAPHGHAEITFENVRVPVENIIWGEGKGFAIAQGRLGPGRIHHCMRLIGAAERALEQMCIRAQERTTFGKVLADQGVVREWIAESRIDIEQARLLTLKAAYMMDTVGNKEAKTEIAMIKVVAPGMALRVIDRAIQAFGGAGVSQDFNLAAQWASSRTLRLADGPDEVHRNQIARLELRKYASKEMVKQS; encoded by the coding sequence ATGAACTTTTCATATTCAGAGAAAACAAAGGCGTTAATTGAAAAACTTACGGGGTTTATGGAAGCGTATGTGTATCCGAATGAAAAAGTATTTGAAGAGCAATTGGCGGCCCAGAAAGATCGGTGGTCTGAAGTTCCTCCAATTATTGACGAATTAAAAGAAAAAGCCCAAGAACAAGGGCTATGGAATTTGTTTCTTCCCGACAGTGAACTTGGAGCGGGGTTGACAAATTTGGAGTATGCACCACTTTGCGAGATTATGGGGCGTTCTCCCATTGGTCCGGAAATTTTTAATTGCAATGCGCCAGATACTGGAAATATGGAGGTGCTCGTTCGTTACGGAACTGAAAAGCAGAAGAAACAATGGCTCGAACCTCTTTTACAAGGAAAAATCAGGTCCTGTTTTGCAATGACTGAGCCTGATGTTGCTTCAAGTGATGCGACGAATATAGAAGCCAGTATTGTTCGTGACGGGGACGAGTATGTACTAAATGGTCGGAAATGGTGGACGTCAGGAGCAGGGGATCCTCGATGTAAGATTGCCATATTTATGGGGAAGAATGATCCGAATGCGCCACGATATGAACAGCAGTCTATGATTCTCGTACCGCTAGATACGCCTGGCGTTAAAATTGAGCGAATGCTCTCAGTATTTGGTTTTGACCATGCACCACACGGACATGCAGAAATTACTTTTGAAAATGTCCGAGTGCCGGTGGAAAATATCATTTGGGGAGAAGGAAAAGGATTTGCCATAGCACAAGGTCGTCTTGGGCCCGGAAGAATTCATCATTGTATGCGATTAATTGGCGCAGCTGAACGTGCACTTGAACAAATGTGTATTCGGGCGCAAGAGCGAACCACTTTTGGGAAAGTATTAGCAGATCAAGGTGTCGTGAGAGAGTGGATTGCGGAATCGCGTATCGACATTGAACAAGCGAGACTGTTAACATTAAAAGCCGCCTACATGATGGATACCGTCGGGAATAAAGAAGCGAAAACTGAAATTGCTATGATTAAAGTAGTGGCACCGGGTATGGCACTACGTGTGATTGACAGAGCAATCCAAGCGTTTGGCGGCGCAGGGGTAAGCCAAGATTTTAACCTTGCTGCACAATGGGCAAGCTCAAGGACTTTGCGACTTGCGGATGGACCGGATGAGGTACATCGCAATCAAATCGCACGTCTGGAACTTCGAAAATACGCTTCGAAAGAAATGGTGAAACAATCGTAA
- a CDS encoding TetR/AcrR family transcriptional regulator yields the protein MKQEITKHSVKLFQEKGFSETSIQDIVDSLGVTKGTFYYYFKSKEQLLMDIHLRYIDELLDFQKEIIENEQTCRDKVVKIVGLIIGDIKSQRANGRVYFREMRNLKADNAEIIKAKRSEFREKLERIIVEGMESGEFRHNLNAKMITLAILGVTNWTYQWMDPSGDVTVEEVAEMFADFVLHGIHV from the coding sequence ATGAAACAAGAAATTACAAAACATAGTGTGAAACTTTTCCAAGAGAAAGGTTTTAGTGAAACGTCCATCCAAGATATCGTCGACTCGCTTGGCGTAACAAAGGGGACATTCTATTATTACTTTAAAAGTAAAGAACAGCTTTTAATGGATATCCATTTACGCTATATTGATGAATTACTGGATTTTCAAAAGGAAATTATTGAAAACGAGCAGACCTGCAGAGACAAGGTTGTAAAAATCGTTGGGCTTATTATTGGTGATATTAAATCACAAAGAGCGAATGGACGGGTGTATTTCCGTGAAATGAGAAACTTGAAAGCCGATAATGCGGAAATAATCAAAGCGAAAAGATCTGAATTTCGAGAAAAGCTTGAGCGAATCATTGTCGAAGGAATGGAATCGGGCGAATTCCGGCATAATTTGAACGCTAAAATGATTACACTTGCAATTTTAGGTGTAACAAATTGGACATACCAATGGATGGATCCATCAGGTGATGTGACAGTTGAAGAAGTTGCAGAGATGTTTGCAGATTTTGTACTACACGGGATTCACGTTTAA
- a CDS encoding phosphotransferase family protein has translation MNDTISIRKGEELNPEKLAHFLHNKVDGLPEGELNIRQFGTGHSNLTYALEIDGWEAVLRRPPLGPIAPKTHDMKREFAILSALNPVFPTAPKPIVFSDDLSITGSPFFIMERRHGIVLDSEFPVGTEDQEALGQHLSEQMVDKLVELHAIDYKQTALADMVKPDGFLERQVHGWIGRYEKAKTSEIAEVEQLTTWLIQHIPKSPEPTIIHYDYKFNNAMFSHDYTSMNGLFDWEMATVGDPLADVGAAMSYWMQADDPVMLLNGLGKPPLTTKKGFYTRDEFIASYAEKSGRDMTDIHYYTTFAYFKLAVICQQIYYRYKKGQTNDPRFKNMDKFVYSLVCHSLMETSKS, from the coding sequence TTGAATGATACAATCTCAATTCGTAAAGGTGAAGAGCTTAATCCGGAAAAATTGGCGCATTTTCTTCACAATAAAGTTGATGGATTACCAGAAGGGGAACTAAACATCCGTCAATTCGGCACGGGGCATTCAAATTTGACGTATGCACTTGAAATAGACGGTTGGGAAGCAGTATTAAGACGTCCACCGCTAGGTCCAATTGCGCCGAAAACACATGACATGAAAAGGGAATTTGCGATTCTCTCTGCACTCAATCCTGTGTTTCCCACTGCACCTAAACCAATCGTATTTTCGGATGATTTATCGATTACGGGAAGTCCATTTTTCATTATGGAGCGAAGACATGGTATTGTGTTAGATAGTGAATTTCCAGTTGGAACAGAGGACCAAGAGGCGCTTGGGCAGCATCTTTCTGAACAAATGGTTGACAAACTAGTTGAGTTACATGCCATTGATTATAAACAAACTGCATTAGCGGATATGGTAAAGCCAGATGGATTTCTGGAAAGACAAGTACATGGATGGATCGGTCGATATGAAAAAGCGAAAACATCCGAAATTGCAGAAGTTGAGCAACTGACCACTTGGCTGATTCAACACATTCCAAAATCGCCAGAACCAACGATTATTCATTATGATTATAAATTTAATAATGCAATGTTTTCACATGACTACACGTCTATGAATGGTTTATTCGACTGGGAAATGGCGACGGTTGGGGATCCGCTTGCAGACGTTGGGGCGGCGATGAGTTATTGGATGCAAGCAGATGATCCTGTAATGTTACTGAATGGCCTGGGAAAGCCACCGTTAACAACGAAAAAAGGATTCTATACCCGTGATGAATTTATCGCAAGTTATGCAGAAAAAAGTGGTCGTGATATGACGGACATTCATTATTACACAACATTTGCTTACTTTAAATTAGCTGTTATTTGCCAACAGATTTATTATCGTTATAAAAAAGGGCAAACAAATGACCCGCGCTTTAAAAATATGGATAAATTTGTATACAGTCTTGTTTGCCATTCACTAATGGAGACGTCGAAATCATAA
- a CDS encoding 2-phosphosulfolactate phosphatase has product MGKHKLHVLLSKEEVNPEKIDPETVVVVFDVLLATTTIAAVLQYGANEVIPVVNGGEGLKVAEGLQQTATILTGEYGGRTIEGFIEPLPTILRDLVAEKTMILSTTNGTVAIRNVTKAKNIYAASLVNASAVAKEIATNHTDKKVLLVCAGGSNRRFAMEDFYGAGCFIDKLMHQNPSWALTDSANTALLFYRGNETESERILTNSETGQMLVQMGLVKDVRFASEIDRIDVVPQFENGEMTLK; this is encoded by the coding sequence ATGGGAAAGCATAAGTTACATGTATTACTTTCTAAAGAGGAAGTTAATCCAGAAAAAATCGACCCGGAAACAGTAGTCGTTGTGTTTGATGTATTGCTGGCGACGACAACGATAGCAGCAGTCCTACAGTACGGTGCGAATGAAGTCATTCCAGTTGTAAATGGAGGGGAAGGATTAAAGGTTGCGGAAGGTTTGCAACAAACAGCCACGATACTAACCGGTGAATACGGCGGGAGGACAATCGAGGGATTTATCGAGCCGTTGCCGACGATACTCAGAGATTTAGTGGCCGAAAAGACAATGATATTGTCTACGACGAATGGAACCGTTGCAATTCGAAACGTGACAAAGGCGAAGAATATTTATGCGGCATCACTTGTAAACGCTTCCGCTGTCGCAAAGGAGATAGCTACTAACCATACAGATAAAAAAGTACTCCTCGTTTGTGCAGGCGGATCGAACCGGCGATTTGCAATGGAAGATTTTTATGGTGCGGGCTGCTTTATCGACAAATTAATGCATCAAAATCCTTCGTGGGCATTAACGGATTCTGCAAATACGGCACTTTTGTTTTACCGTGGAAATGAAACGGAGAGTGAGCGTATATTAACGAATTCCGAAACGGGTCAAATGCTAGTGCAGATGGGATTAGTAAAGGATGTTCGATTTGCGAGTGAAATCGATCGAATTGACGTAGTTCCGCAATTTGAAAATGGGGAAATGACTTTGAAATAA
- a CDS encoding quinone oxidoreductase produces MKAIQFEKHGGPEVLKFTDVEQPEIGHHDVLVKVKAIGVNYADTARREGKYVVPTQLPFIPGAEIAGEIVAVGKDVTRFKPGARVVSLIESGGYAEYAKVHEMVPAPIPDGVTFTDAVALPLQGQTAYHILKTMGRLEKGETVLVHAAAGGVGAISVQLAKIFGAGKIIATASSDEKLAHAKEMGADHLINYTEEGWELKIRELTGGKGVDVALEMVGGDIFNKTLKCLAPFGRLVIFGAASGEHAALNPGQLMRRNQSVIGFFLPQIMKNMELYQRSFEELLKFIDEGKLQLTIGGTYQLEDAAEVHRLLQGRKTMGKLVLHP; encoded by the coding sequence ATGAAAGCGATTCAGTTTGAAAAACATGGTGGTCCGGAAGTATTGAAATTTACAGACGTCGAGCAACCAGAAATTGGTCACCATGACGTGTTAGTGAAAGTAAAAGCAATCGGCGTAAATTATGCGGACACAGCACGTCGGGAAGGAAAATATGTCGTGCCAACTCAATTACCTTTCATTCCTGGTGCAGAAATTGCGGGTGAAATTGTGGCGGTCGGAAAAGATGTCACTCGTTTCAAGCCAGGGGCGCGAGTTGTATCCCTAATTGAATCAGGCGGATATGCAGAGTATGCAAAAGTTCATGAAATGGTTCCTGCGCCTATTCCAGATGGCGTAACATTTACGGATGCAGTCGCTTTACCTTTGCAGGGACAAACAGCGTATCATATTTTAAAGACGATGGGACGACTTGAAAAAGGCGAAACTGTGCTCGTTCATGCTGCAGCGGGTGGTGTAGGGGCGATTTCTGTTCAACTTGCTAAAATTTTCGGGGCTGGAAAAATTATCGCAACGGCAAGTAGTGATGAAAAACTAGCGCACGCAAAAGAAATGGGCGCTGATCACCTAATTAATTACACAGAGGAAGGCTGGGAATTAAAAATCAGAGAATTAACAGGTGGCAAAGGTGTCGACGTTGCACTTGAAATGGTTGGCGGAGATATTTTCAACAAGACCCTTAAATGTTTAGCGCCTTTTGGACGATTAGTCATATTCGGGGCGGCAAGTGGCGAGCATGCAGCGCTTAACCCAGGGCAATTGATGCGTCGAAATCAATCTGTTATCGGTTTTTTCCTTCCACAAATTATGAAAAACATGGAACTGTATCAAAGAAGTTTTGAGGAATTACTCAAGTTTATTGACGAGGGAAAGCTTCAATTAACAATAGGCGGTACGTATCAATTGGAAGACGCGGCTGAAGTTCATCGCTTACTTCAAGGAAGAAAAACGATGGGTAAATTAGTATTGCATCCTTGA
- a CDS encoding SDR family oxidoreductase has translation MTTSLFDLKGKTAIVTGGGSGLGRDIAKVFAEYGANVAICSRKLENCQDTATEIENEYGVKTMAYECDVSQEEHVKRIVESVIADFGQIDILVNNSGATWGEKVEDMPLAAWNKVFDVNVTGTFLMSREVGKNMISNGSGKIINIGSVAGMKAESGEVLNAIGYSSSKAAVHHFTRDLAKKWAEHDINVNAIAPGFFETKMTRGVLEKSGDKIRNNNPMKRLGDPDSLKGIALFLASNASSFITGQIIAVDGGSSL, from the coding sequence ATGACAACATCATTATTTGATTTAAAAGGAAAAACAGCAATTGTGACAGGGGGCGGTAGTGGATTAGGGCGGGATATTGCAAAAGTATTTGCTGAATACGGAGCAAACGTCGCAATTTGTTCACGAAAATTAGAAAACTGTCAAGATACTGCGACTGAAATTGAAAATGAATATGGCGTTAAAACAATGGCATACGAATGTGATGTAAGTCAGGAAGAGCATGTTAAACGGATAGTAGAATCAGTCATTGCTGATTTTGGTCAAATCGATATTCTTGTTAACAACAGTGGCGCGACGTGGGGTGAAAAAGTAGAGGACATGCCATTAGCAGCTTGGAACAAAGTGTTTGATGTTAACGTAACAGGCACTTTCCTCATGTCTAGAGAAGTTGGAAAGAATATGATTTCGAACGGTTCTGGAAAAATCATTAATATCGGCTCTGTTGCCGGGATGAAGGCAGAATCAGGCGAAGTATTGAATGCAATCGGCTATAGCTCAAGTAAAGCAGCTGTCCACCACTTCACGAGAGATTTGGCGAAGAAATGGGCAGAACACGACATTAATGTCAATGCAATTGCACCAGGATTTTTCGAAACAAAAATGACAAGAGGTGTGCTTGAGAAAAGTGGGGATAAAATCCGAAACAATAACCCTATGAAGAGATTAGGAGACCCAGATTCATTGAAAGGTATTGCGCTTTTTCTAGCCAGTAACGCAAGTAGTTTTATCACTGGACAAATAATTGCAGTAGACGGCGGAAGTTCTCTATAG
- a CDS encoding long-chain fatty acid--CoA ligase: MDRPWMQHVAEGNPKHVEIPILSLTQLLGEAIATYPKHTAMTFFKNTYTYTDLDERIKQTACALNEMGVEKGDRVALMLPNCPQYPISFYGALHCGATIVQVNPMYQASELIHILNDSGTKVLIIMDKLLPLFESIQKQTPVEKVIAVSIESSSMPNELVPNAESVMPEVDINPTEDVAVLQYTGGTTGTPKGAMLTHFNIVANTLQSAATSFAKTNFGQERVLTAIPLFHVYGMTSAMCVTFHIGGNLILVPKFEVEQLVSIIEKTKPTSFPGVPTMYIALVNYYKTKKFDLSCLNLCSSGSAPLPLEILNRFNEISGTTVAEGYGLSEASPVTHRNPVKGLQKEGSIGIPIPNTDSKIVDVATGEQTLPYGEVGELIIKGPQIMKGYWNQPEETEHTIRNGWLYTGDLATMDADGFFYIVGRKKEMIIASGYNVYPIEVENVIYTHPAVLEAAVFGVPDKYRGETIRAVVALKNDHTITEKELLEHCRSNLSAYKIPEDVIFVDELPKTAVGKILKRTLQERYTTVNSKSK, encoded by the coding sequence ATGGACAGACCGTGGATGCAACATGTAGCAGAAGGAAACCCGAAGCACGTCGAGATCCCAATCTTATCTCTGACACAATTGCTCGGCGAAGCCATCGCAACTTATCCCAAGCATACCGCGATGACATTTTTTAAAAACACATATACCTATACCGATCTGGATGAAAGGATTAAGCAAACGGCATGTGCACTGAATGAAATGGGTGTTGAAAAAGGGGATCGAGTTGCACTGATGCTTCCAAATTGTCCCCAATATCCAATTAGCTTTTACGGGGCACTTCATTGCGGGGCTACAATCGTTCAAGTGAATCCGATGTATCAAGCATCTGAGCTCATTCATATTTTAAATGATTCGGGCACAAAGGTCTTGATCATTATGGATAAATTACTACCCTTATTTGAAAGTATTCAAAAACAAACGCCGGTTGAAAAGGTGATTGCAGTCTCTATTGAAAGCAGTTCTATGCCGAATGAACTCGTCCCAAATGCAGAAAGTGTAATGCCGGAAGTAGATATAAATCCTACGGAAGATGTTGCTGTCCTACAGTACACAGGCGGAACAACAGGTACGCCAAAAGGTGCGATGTTAACCCATTTTAATATCGTCGCCAACACATTACAAAGCGCAGCGACCTCTTTTGCGAAAACGAATTTCGGTCAAGAACGTGTTTTAACAGCAATCCCGTTATTTCACGTTTATGGCATGACAAGTGCAATGTGTGTAACTTTTCATATCGGAGGCAACTTAATATTGGTTCCTAAATTTGAAGTAGAGCAACTTGTTTCAATCATTGAAAAGACGAAACCTACTTCGTTTCCTGGGGTGCCTACGATGTATATCGCACTCGTTAATTATTATAAAACAAAAAAATTCGATTTAAGCTGTCTCAATTTATGTTCAAGTGGTTCAGCACCTTTGCCTCTTGAAATACTCAATCGTTTTAATGAAATAAGTGGTACGACTGTTGCGGAAGGGTATGGGCTTTCGGAAGCTTCACCAGTCACTCACCGAAATCCAGTTAAGGGGTTACAAAAAGAAGGAAGTATTGGCATTCCGATTCCAAATACGGATTCCAAAATTGTTGATGTAGCTACTGGGGAACAAACACTTCCATACGGTGAAGTTGGAGAACTTATCATAAAAGGCCCACAAATTATGAAGGGCTATTGGAATCAACCAGAGGAAACGGAACATACAATTCGCAATGGCTGGTTGTACACTGGTGATCTTGCAACGATGGATGCTGACGGTTTCTTTTATATTGTCGGAAGGAAAAAAGAAATGATTATTGCAAGCGGATACAATGTCTATCCAATCGAGGTGGAAAATGTCATTTATACACATCCAGCGGTCCTTGAAGCAGCTGTTTTTGGCGTACCTGATAAATATAGAGGAGAAACAATCCGTGCAGTTGTTGCATTAAAGAATGATCACACAATAACTGAAAAGGAACTACTTGAGCACTGTCGTTCAAATTTATCGGCATATAAAATACCTGAAGATGTCATCTTCGTAGATGAACTTCCTAAAACAGCTGTAGGGAAAATCTTGAAAAGAACACTACAAGAGCGATATACAACCGTTAATTCGAAATCTAAATAA
- a CDS encoding acyl-CoA dehydrogenase family protein, translating into MHLRLSEEQKMVQQTIRRFVEKELIPLEFEVLKNEREGKPGISPEKLRELQLKAKEFGFWGINTPEKYGGADLGQMMLAIVLMEVSKTFVPFTFGGSADNILYYGNEEQKKKYLIPTINGEKKSCFAITEPGAGSDTRNIRMTAVKDGNEWVLNGEKTFITGGNEADFTMAIAITDKEMHAKSKGRKGVTCFIVDRDMGWKSEFIDTMGEWGPAGLVFDNVRVPEENILGELHGGYNLGLEWIGFARWVVGARAVGMAERLLQMAIDYSKERETFGKPIADRQAIQWPIADSAVEIEAARWLVLNAAFTLDQEEDNRHLAAMAKLYGANMGNRVVDRVLQIHGGMGYTRELPIERWYREARLWRIYDGTDEIQRLIISRDLLKGNVRVGQYV; encoded by the coding sequence ATGCATTTACGTTTATCAGAAGAACAAAAAATGGTTCAACAAACAATTAGAAGATTTGTAGAAAAAGAGCTAATTCCACTTGAATTTGAAGTGTTAAAAAATGAACGTGAAGGAAAGCCGGGCATTTCACCTGAAAAACTTAGAGAACTGCAATTAAAAGCGAAAGAGTTCGGATTCTGGGGGATAAATACACCAGAGAAATACGGCGGAGCGGACTTAGGTCAAATGATGTTGGCGATTGTGTTAATGGAAGTATCTAAAACGTTTGTCCCTTTCACATTTGGCGGTTCAGCAGACAATATTCTCTACTATGGAAATGAAGAACAAAAGAAAAAATACTTAATTCCAACGATAAATGGAGAAAAGAAGTCTTGCTTTGCGATTACAGAACCAGGTGCAGGATCAGACACGAGAAATATTCGAATGACTGCAGTGAAAGACGGCAATGAATGGGTTTTAAATGGGGAGAAAACATTTATCACAGGCGGTAATGAAGCGGATTTCACCATGGCGATTGCGATCACAGATAAAGAAATGCATGCCAAATCAAAAGGTAGAAAAGGTGTCACTTGTTTCATCGTCGATCGAGATATGGGATGGAAATCTGAATTTATCGATACGATGGGCGAATGGGGACCAGCTGGCTTAGTATTCGATAATGTCCGTGTTCCGGAAGAAAATATTTTAGGTGAGTTGCACGGTGGTTACAATCTGGGGCTAGAGTGGATCGGTTTTGCGAGATGGGTAGTCGGTGCACGTGCTGTCGGAATGGCAGAGCGACTGCTTCAAATGGCAATAGATTATTCAAAAGAAAGAGAGACTTTTGGAAAACCAATCGCAGATAGACAAGCGATCCAGTGGCCAATTGCAGATTCAGCGGTTGAGATTGAAGCAGCTAGATGGCTTGTCCTGAATGCGGCGTTTACGCTCGATCAAGAAGAAGATAACCGTCATCTAGCGGCAATGGCGAAACTGTACGGCGCCAATATGGGGAACCGCGTCGTTGATAGAGTTCTTCAAATCCACGGCGGAATGGGGTATACAAGAGAACTGCCGATTGAAAGATGGTACCGTGAAGCACGACTGTGGAGAATTTATGATGGTACTGACGAGATCCAAAGACTGATTATTTCGAGAGATTTATTGAAGGGCAATGTAAGAGTCGGACAATACGTATAA
- the fabG gene encoding 3-oxoacyl-ACP reductase FabG: protein MGNRFKNRTAIVTGGSRGIGRAIVEQFAGEGANVAIIDVNEEALVEAENYLKELGYDVYTKVASVTERDEVESAMEEIHEKFGSIDILVNNAGVIRDNLLFKMTDEDWDTVMDVHLKGAFYASRAAQAYMTKNNYGRIINISSTSALGNRGQSNYATAKAGLQGLTKTLAIELGKFGITANAVAPGFIETDMTKATAERIGISFEQLVEASVSNIPVGRSGKPADIANAIQFFADEKSSFVSGQVIYVAGGPKD from the coding sequence ATGGGGAATCGTTTTAAAAATAGAACGGCAATCGTGACAGGCGGAAGTCGCGGAATTGGAAGAGCAATCGTCGAACAGTTTGCTGGAGAAGGTGCAAATGTTGCCATAATTGATGTCAATGAAGAGGCGCTCGTCGAAGCGGAGAATTATTTAAAAGAACTAGGCTACGATGTTTACACGAAAGTCGCCAGTGTGACAGAGCGAGATGAAGTTGAATCTGCAATGGAAGAAATCCATGAAAAGTTTGGTTCGATTGATATTTTAGTAAATAACGCTGGCGTTATTCGAGATAATTTACTGTTTAAAATGACAGATGAGGATTGGGATACCGTAATGGATGTCCATTTAAAAGGGGCTTTCTATGCATCGCGTGCTGCGCAAGCGTACATGACCAAAAATAATTATGGCCGCATTATTAATATTTCATCCACTTCTGCGTTGGGCAATCGCGGACAATCCAATTATGCGACTGCAAAGGCAGGTCTGCAAGGATTAACGAAAACGCTGGCGATTGAACTTGGTAAATTCGGCATTACAGCAAATGCGGTCGCACCAGGATTTATTGAAACAGATATGACGAAGGCGACTGCTGAACGGATCGGCATTTCATTTGAACAATTAGTAGAGGCGAGCGTCAGTAATATTCCAGTCGGCCGAAGCGGTAAGCCTGCCGACATTGCCAATGCCATTCAATTCTTTGCGGATGAAAAGTCTTCATTTGTAAGCGGACAAGTGATTTATGTTGCAGGCGGACCTAAGGATTAA
- a CDS encoding MaoC family dehydratase N-terminal domain-containing protein: MLKDVIGKRSETIKNTIERGAVKKFAEAIGDISSIYYDEEAGKNSRFKRNIAPPTFPVTFEFGAVADLTLPSKGLIHGEQSFHYKRPLFVGEDVYCFTEVKDYYEKTGSFGNMGFLVLTRHGLDRNDELIFTEERVIIINEEVRKGMLV; encoded by the coding sequence ATGCTAAAAGATGTGATTGGAAAACGTTCTGAAACGATAAAAAACACAATTGAAAGGGGCGCTGTGAAGAAATTCGCAGAAGCGATTGGAGATATATCATCTATTTATTATGACGAAGAGGCCGGGAAAAACTCCAGATTTAAACGGAATATTGCACCGCCAACATTCCCAGTAACGTTTGAGTTTGGTGCAGTGGCTGACTTGACATTACCATCAAAAGGACTCATTCACGGCGAGCAATCTTTTCATTATAAGCGTCCGTTGTTTGTAGGCGAAGACGTATATTGTTTCACGGAAGTGAAAGATTACTACGAAAAAACTGGAAGCTTTGGCAACATGGGCTTTCTCGTCTTGACACGTCACGGCCTTGATCGCAATGACGAACTGATCTTTACAGAAGAGCGCGTCATTATTATTAACGAAGAAGTGCGAAAGGGGATGCTTGTATGA
- a CDS encoding MaoC/PaaZ C-terminal domain-containing protein, whose protein sequence is MSTITALQVGESLTDVQLNPVSRLDLIKYAGASGDFNPIHTIDEEATNAGLPGIIAHGMWTMGNLAKLFTPYVEEGFIKDYSIRFRGMVFLDDVITLKATLAERNENELTFNVVALNQHEKEVVKGHIVFQEE, encoded by the coding sequence ATGAGTACAATTACGGCACTGCAAGTAGGCGAAAGCTTAACTGACGTTCAATTAAATCCGGTTAGCCGACTTGATTTAATTAAATATGCGGGTGCATCGGGTGATTTTAATCCGATTCATACAATTGACGAAGAGGCAACAAACGCTGGTCTGCCAGGGATTATCGCACACGGTATGTGGACGATGGGCAACTTAGCAAAACTTTTCACACCTTACGTTGAAGAAGGGTTTATTAAAGATTATTCGATTCGATTTAGAGGAATGGTTTTTCTGGATGATGTGATTACGTTAAAAGCAACATTAGCGGAAAGAAATGAGAATGAGCTAACATTTAATGTCGTTGCGCTGAATCAACATGAAAAAGAAGTTGTGAAAGGCCATATTGTTTTTCAAGAAGAATAA